In Centropristis striata isolate RG_2023a ecotype Rhode Island chromosome 5, C.striata_1.0, whole genome shotgun sequence, a single genomic region encodes these proteins:
- the LOC131971377 gene encoding natural resistance-associated macrophage protein 2-like, with product MSREKKNMFSFLRAARDPSPENIHISSLPPSIPTDLELERPVDRECEVEAEKAVIQTTHTHRGSAPSVFLQKQDNEPVSSTYFEQRVPVPEEDGEKAFSLYKLWAFTGPGFLMSIAYLDPGNIESDLQSGAKAGFKLLWVLLAATIIGLLLQRLAARLGVVTGMHLAEVCNRQYRTVPRIVLWLMVELAIIGSDMQEVIGCAIAFNLLSSGRIPLWGGVLITIVDTFVFLFLDKYGLRKLEAFFAFLIAIMAVTFGYEYVVVGPDQAQLLKGMFLPYCEGCGPEQLGKAVGIVGAVIMPHNIYLHSALVKSREVDRTNKKEVKEANKYFFIESTAALFISFLINVFVVAVFAEAFYGRTNQEVYNVCNQTGSPHSDLIPQNNQTLEVNIYKGGVVLGCFFGPAALYIWAVGILAAGQSSTMTGTYSGQFVMEGFLNLRWSRFARVLLTRSIAITPTLLVAIFQDVQHLTGMNDFLNVLQSMQLPFALIPILTFTSLPSLMNEFANGLVFKIGGGVVVLIVCAINMYFVVVYVTELDSAWLYVLAAILSIAYLTFVGYLAWLCLIALGVSCLDPSTKRENDTTILIERQPEFDS from the exons aatGTGAGGTGGAGGCAGAGAAGGCAGTGAtccagaccacacacacacacagaggctcgGCTCCCTCCGTCTTCCTGCAGAAACAAGATAATGAACCTGTTTCCAGTACTTACTTTGAACAGAGGGTCCCTGTTCCTGAGGAGGATGGCGAG AAAGCGTTCAGCCTCTATAAGCTGTGGGCGTTCACCGGGCCCGGGTTCCTGATGAGCATCGCCTACCTGGACCCAGGAAACATCGAGTCCGACCTGCAGTCTGGAGCTAAAGCTGGCTTCAAG CTCCTCTGGGTGCTGCTGGCAGCGACCATCATCGGCCTGCTGCTGCAGCGGCTCGCTGCGCGGCTCGGCGTCGTCACCGGGATGCACCTGGCCGAAGTCTGCAACCGGCAGTACCGCACG GTGCCTCGGATCGTCCTCTGGCTGATGGTGGAGCTCGCCATCATTGGATCAGACATGCAGGAGGTCATCGGCTGCGCCATCGCCTTCAACCTGCTCTCCTCTGGACG gatCCCGTTGTGGGGCGGTGTCCTCATCACCATCGTCGACACGTTTGTTTTCCTCTTCTTAGACAAATAcg gccTCAGGAAGCTCGAAGCTTTCTTCGCTTTTCTCATCGCCATCATGGCCGTCACCTTTGGTTACGAG tATGTGGTGGTGGGTCCGGACCAGGCCCAGCTGCTGAAGGGGATGTTCCTGCCGTACTGTGAGGGCTGCGGTCCGGAGCAGCTGGGTAAGGCTGTGGGCATCGTGGGAGCCGTCATCATGCCGCACAACATCTACCTCCACTCTGCTCTCGTCAAG TCTCGGGAAGTCGACCGGACGAACAAGAAAGAAGTGAAAGAAGCCAACAAATATTTCTTCATCGAGTCGACCGCGGCGCTCTTCATCTCGTTCCTCATCAATGTGTTTGTGGTCGCTGTGTTCGCGGAAGCTTTCTACGGACGCACGAACCAGGAGGTG TACAACGTCTGCAATCAAACAGGAAGTCCTCACTCAGATCTCATCCCTCAGAACAACCAAACTCTGGAGGTGAACATCTACAAAGGG GGCGTGGTGCTCGGCTGTTTTTTTGGCCCTGCGGCGCTCTACATCTGGGCCGTGGGGATCCTGGCGGCGGGTCAGAGCTCCACCATGACTGGAACATACTCGGGACAGTTCGTCATGGAG GGTTTCTTGAACCTGCGCTGGTCACGTTTTGCTCGGGTGCTGCTGACCCGCTCCATCGCCATCACTCCCACGCTGCTGGTGGCCATCTTCCAGGACGTGCAGCACCTGACGGGCATGAACGACTTCCTCAACGTGCTGCAGAGCATGCAG TTGCCGTTCGCCCTCATCCCCATCCTCACCTTCACCAGTCTGCCGTCTCTCATGAACGAGTTTGCCAACGGATT AGTGTTTAAGATCGGAGGAGGAGTCGTGGTGCTGATCGTGTGTGCCATCAACATGTACTTCGTGGTGGTGTATGTGACGGAGTTGGACAGTGCGTGGCTCTACGTGCTCGCTGCCATCCTCTCCATCGCCTACTTGACGTTTGTGGGATATCTG GCCTGGCTGTGTCTGATCGCTCTGGGAGTTTCCTGCCTCGATCCGTCCACCAAGAGAGAAAACGACACGACGATCCTGATCGAGCGCCAGCCGGAGTTCGACTCCTGA